Within the Macaca nemestrina isolate mMacNem1 chromosome 5, mMacNem.hap1, whole genome shotgun sequence genome, the region CTGTTGCAGCTCATGATTCTGCCACATGGAATGGGAGGAAAGCCCCAGAATGCCCATTGTGCAGGTATCTGGTCTTTAAACGTTGGCTTTATGTTAAAGAGATGCCTGTTTCTGAGCACTTGAGATGCACAAGAGATGACAAGGAGACCGTAAGAGAATCTGTCTCTCAACGTGGAGATTAGCAAATTATAGAGTCAACAGTAAATAGGCAAGTGCCTTTGAGTGTGTCTGCATCTTAGTTACTCATGGCTGCTAATGCTGGTGGAGACCAGACACAAGTTTAAAGTTAGTAATAGCAAAATACCCAACCTGAGGTTCCAAAGTAGTTTGTGCTATAAAGTAGACTAGTCCCAAACGAATGGCCTGAGTGATGTTTTACTCAAAACTTGATCTCTGAGAAATTAAAGagtcagctgattttttttttttttttttttttttttttttgcccttgtTTTAAAACTATCTATAATTTTTGGATGGACCAAGATTGATTAAATGaaactgtgattttaaaaataaggaagtcTTAGCAAACTAACTGACATCATTCTTGACTCTAGAACGTGTTGGGAAATGTGTCAGATCATGTTACGTGAAAAGTGTGAGCTCTTCATCACAGGCCTGCGTTTCAGTTAATGGTTCTGCAATTCTTGTCATAATCCGTATTCTAAAACTTTGTTCTGTAGGCTAATGATGTAAAATCTTGTGTGTGATTTTGTGTAGTctcatacatattttttctttttggtcttcAGGTTGGATGAAGCTAACTTACCAAAAGAAATCAATCTGGTAGATGATTACTTTGAGCTTGTTCAGCATGAGTACAAGAAATGGCAGGAAAACAGCGAGCAGGGGAGGAGCGAGATGCATGCCCAGAATCCCATGGAATCTTCCCTGCCCCAGCTTTCTCTCATGGATGTAAAATGTGAAACGCCCAACTGCCCCTTCTTCATGTCTGTGAACACCCAGCCATTATGCCATGAGTGCTCAGAGAGGCGGCAAAAGAATCAAAACAAACTCCCAAAGCTGAACTCCAAGCCGGGCCCCGAGGGGCTCCCTGGCATGGCGCTCGGGGCCTCTCGGGGAGAAGCCTATGAGCCCTTGGCGTGGAACCCCGAGGAGCCCACTGGGGGGCCTCATTCTGCTCCACCGACAGCACCCAGCCCTTTTCTGTTCAGTGAGACCACTGCCATGAAGTGCAGGAGCCCCGGCTGCCCCTTCACACTGAATGTGCAGCACAACGGATTTTGTGAACGTTGCCACAACGCCCGGCAACTTCACGCCAGCCACGCCGCAGACCACACAAGGCACTTGGATCCCGGGAAGTGCCAAGCCTGCCTCCAGGATGTCACCAGGACATTTAATGGGATCTGCAGTACTTGCTTCAAAAGGACTACAGCAGaggcctcctccagcctcagcaccagcctccctccctcctgtcacCAGCGTTCCAAGTCAGATCCCTCACAGCTCGTCAGGAGCCCCTCCCCGCATTCTTGCCACAGAGCTGGAAATGACGCCCCCGCTGGCTGCCTGTCTCAAGCTGCACGGACTCCGGGGGACAGGACGGGGACCAGCAAGTGCAGAAAAGCTGGCTGCATGTATTTTGGGACTCCAGAAAACAAGGGCTTTTGCACACTGTGTTTCATCGAGTACAGAGAAAACAAACGTGAGTGAAATGGTTGACTTCCTAACATAGCAGCTACTGTCCAGAAGAGGTTTTGTTCCtgacttttaaggaaaaaatccCGTGTGGGCAGTCAGGCAGAGTGGTCAGGACCTACCGTGCTTTTCTACTGGCTTGTGCATGGGACAGCCACGGTGGCCCTGCCAGCTGCCCATGGAGGCAAAAGGCACTGCGTGGTTGTAGCAGCTCCTAATATCACATTCCAAAAACCAGAGTGCCCTGTAGACAGAGCTCATGGGATTTGCTTTTACTAGACCGTTCAGGTCTGGCGTATCTAAGACAGTCTTAAACTAGACTTCTTTTGCAACTTAGATATAATAGAACAATCTTAAAATCTGAAGAGTAGTAACTGGAGAGAAGGAAGTCTCTCTTGACACTGTAAGGAAACAGATGTGGTTTTGGAAATCTCTCGTTTGAAAGAAGGGTGACCAGGTAATGCCTGCTCTTTGCCCTGTTCCTGTGACCAATCAGTGCTTCAAGTTCAAAATGAGAGATTGGTAAAGCCAAAGATGTTTCCATAATAgtgttgttattatttcttttgctgaatttatatacttaaatatgtacctatatatatttctatatatttaaggCTGGCCTAATCTGTATTTGGAACCCATTTATTTCTCTAATGTCAGCATCTCTGTATCTGTGGGGTGACACCTATGTGGTACTAACTAGCATCCACTCTCGTGTAGATTTGGTCGCTGCCTCAGGGAAAGCCAGTCCCACAGCCTCCAGGTTCCAGAACACCATTCCGTGCCTGGGGAGGGAGTGCGGCACCCTTGGAAGCACCATGTTTGAAGGATACTGCCAGAAGTGTTTCATTGAAGCTCAGAATCAGAGATTTCATGAGGCCAAAAGGACAGAAGAGCAACTGGTGAGACATTTTGAGGAGTTTTCCCTCCCTCCCGTGTGTCCGGTGCTTTTTGCTGGAGCGTTGGCTTCCGACAGTGACAAGCAGGCTTTCGTCTCTGCCAGGTTCTGTCCCCTCATGATAAAGGATTAGTTCAGAACCTGAAGGGGAATGTCCATGTCACTGTGGCTCCCCAGGTCCGAAATGCTGCCACCGATTTTCATGCTCCAAGAatacttttgaatttattttaaaaacaaagaaacacagcCATTGCATAAAACTTCTTCCAGCCCCCAGAAAGCCAGACCGTGATGAGAGGCTTCTTTGATTTGTAAGAGAAGCACAGACATCTAAAAAGCAGCCCTTCTTAAATAATCGTTTATCACAAGGAGCGAACAGACAGAGCTTGCCGGGGGCCTGCGCTTAATGGTACATCAGAAAAGCCAGCTTTGACAGATACAGGTGTGTCGCCGGTTGTTCACATAATGGTAGAGAAGCCATCTAAGAACAGTGGTTATTGGTCCCAACAGAAGAGAGCCAGGGAAAGTTTGCAGGCCAACTTAGGCTTGACGgttttcctcagcctccctgggggCCAAGTCAGCTTTCCTTGAGATTGGAAGGAAACATCCTTCAAGAGCTCTGGCTCATAGACTGCGGTGCTCTCCTGTTCCCTTGCTCAGGCAGGTAAAGCTCTTTGTAGACTCCACACTATCCAATGAGATTTCAGTGTGCTGTCCCTAAGAAATGTGAGCAatagtttcctgactttttaatgatctgtCTGTTCTTTCCACTCAGAGATCGAGCCAGCGCAGAGATGTGCCTCGAACCACACAGAGCACCTCAAGGCCCAAGTGCGCCCGGGCCTCCTGCAAGAACATCCTGGCCTGCCGCAGCGAGGAGCTCTGCATGGAGTGCCAGCATCCCAACCCGAGGATGGGCCCCGGGGCCCACCGGGGTGAGCCTGCCCCCGAAGACCCCCCCAAGCAGCGCTGCCGGGCCCCCGCCTGTGATCACTTTGGCAATGCCAAGTGCAACGGCTACTGCAACGAGTGCTTTCAGTTCAAGCAGATGTATGGCTAACCGGAAACAGGCGGGTCACCTCCTGCAAGAAGTGGGGCCTCGAGCTGTCAGTCATCATGGTGCTATCCTCTGAACCCTCAGCTGCCACTGCAACAGCGGGCTCAAGGGTGTCTGAGCAGGAGAGGAAAGATAAGCTCTTTGTGGTGCCCACGATGCTCAGGTTTGGTAACCAGGGAGTGTTCCCAGGTGGCCTTAGAAAGCAAAGCTTGTAACTGGCAAGGGATGATGTCAGATTCAGCCCAAGGTTCCTCCTCTCCTACCAAGCAAGAGGCCAGGAACTTCTTTGGACTTGGAAGGTGTGCGGGGACTGGCCGAGGCGCCTGCACCCTGCCCGTCAGGACTGCTTCATCATCTTGGCTGAGAAGGGAAAAGACACGCAGTTGGGTGGGTTGGAGAAGCCAGAGCCATTCTACCTCCCCTCCCCTAGCATCTCTCAGAGATGTGAAGCCAGATCCTCATGGCAGCGAGGCCCTCTGCAAGAAGCTCAAGGAAGCTCAGGGAAAATGGACGTATTCAGAGAGTGTTTGTAGTTCATGGTTTTTTCCCTACCTGCCCGGGTGCTTTCCTGAGGACCCGGCAGAAATGCAGAACCATCCATGGACTGTGATTCTGAGGCTGCTGAGACTGAACATGTTCACGTTGACAGAAAAACAAGCTGCTCTTTACAATATGCaccttttaaaagaatattttagtgGGAAGACGTGTAACTCTTTGGGTTATTACTGTCTTTACTTCTAAAGAAGTAAGCTTGAACTGAGGAGTAAAAGTGTGTACATTTATAGTATACCCTTACATTATgtatgagggatttttttttttaaattatattgaaatGCTGCCCTAGAAGTATAATAGGAAGGCTAAATAATAATAACCTGTTTTCTGGTTGTTGTTGGGGCATGAGCTTGTATATACACTGCTTGCATAAACTCAACCAGCTGCCTTTTTAAAGGGAGCTCTAGTCCTGTTTGTGtaattcactttatttattttattacaaactTCGAGATTATTTAAGTGAAGATATTTCTTCAGCTCTGGGGAAAACGCTGCAGTGTCCTCTTGAGAGAACATATTTGCTTTGAGTCAGGTTGTGGGCAAGTTCCTGACCACAGAGGGTAAATTGGCCTCTTTGGTACACTTTGCTTGCCTCCCCGGGAAAGAAGGAATTGCATCCAAGGTATATATATTCATCAAAGTTTCGTGCTTCTCCTTATGAAACTCCAGCTATGTAGTAAAAAACCATCCTCTGTATTCTGTTAATGCCTCTGAGTGTCCTACCTCCTTGGAGATGAGATAGAGATAGGGAAGGAGCAGGGATGAGATTGGGGATGGTCACAGGGAAAGATACGGCCTTTTgtgatggttttattttctgtgttaacACTGTGTCCTGGGGGGCTGGGAAGTCCCTTGCATCCCATGGTACCCTGGTATTGGGACAGCAAAAGCCAGTAACCATGAGTATGAGGAAATCTCTTTCTGTTGCTAGCTTACAGTTTCTCTGTGTGCTTTGTGGTTGCTGTCATATttgctctagaaaaaaaaaaaaaaaaaaaaaaaaaaggaagggaaatgtATTTTCCCCTGAGATAAAGGCTGTCATTTTGGGGGTCTGTGCTTATGACCTGAAAATATATGTGCTCTATAACTCTACACAGCCTTTACTCATATTATTAGACATGCTTTCCCCTTAGAGCTCCCTAAGTTTTTTCCCAGACAaatctttataatttctttccaAAGATATCAAATAAACTTCAGTGTTTTCATCTAATTCTCTTAAAGTTGATACCTTAATATTTTGTGTTGATCATTATCTCCATTCTTAATGtgaaaaaattgaattatttatacttattataaaaagtatttg harbors:
- the LOC105465697 gene encoding tumor necrosis factor alpha-induced protein 3, yielding MAEQVLPQALYLSNMRKAVKIRERTPEDIFKPTNGIIHHFKTMHRYTLEMFRTCQFCPQFREIIHKALIDKNIQASLESQKKLNWCREVRKLVALKTNGDGNCLMHATSQYMWGVQDTDLVLRKALFSTLKETDTRNFKFRWQLESLKSQEFVETGLCYDTRNWNDEWDNLIKMASTDTPMARSGLQYNSLEEIHIFVLCNILRRPVIVISDKMLRSLESGSNFAPLKVGGIYLPLHWPAQECYRYPIVLGYDSHHFVPLVTLKDSGPEIRAVPLVNRDRGRFEDLKVHFLTDPENEMKEKLLKEYLMVIEIPVQGWDHGTTHLINAAKLDEANLPKEINLVDDYFELVQHEYKKWQENSEQGRSEMHAQNPMESSLPQLSLMDVKCETPNCPFFMSVNTQPLCHECSERRQKNQNKLPKLNSKPGPEGLPGMALGASRGEAYEPLAWNPEEPTGGPHSAPPTAPSPFLFSETTAMKCRSPGCPFTLNVQHNGFCERCHNARQLHASHAADHTRHLDPGKCQACLQDVTRTFNGICSTCFKRTTAEASSSLSTSLPPSCHQRSKSDPSQLVRSPSPHSCHRAGNDAPAGCLSQAARTPGDRTGTSKCRKAGCMYFGTPENKGFCTLCFIEYRENKHLVAASGKASPTASRFQNTIPCLGRECGTLGSTMFEGYCQKCFIEAQNQRFHEAKRTEEQLRSSQRRDVPRTTQSTSRPKCARASCKNILACRSEELCMECQHPNPRMGPGAHRGEPAPEDPPKQRCRAPACDHFGNAKCNGYCNECFQFKQMYG